GATCTGGAAAATCGGTCACTTCAAAATCGTTTTTAAATATAAATGATAATGCATTTATGACGGCTGATAAAATGGAGATTGATGGTATTGATTTGCAAAAAAGTAAAAAGGAATCTTTTTGAAAGTTAATTAGAGGTCACAAAATTGGATATATTCCACAAGATCCTTTAACTTCATTGAACCCCACTAGAAAAATTGGAAAACAATTGTTAGATGCTTTAAATAAAAACATCGAATGATCTAATAAACTTTATTCAGAAAAACGTAAATACTTAGTTGGACTTTTAGAAAAGTTTGGAATTCGTAATTCAGAAGCTGTATTTGATATGTATCCACACACTTTAAGCGGTGGAATGAAACAAAGAGTTGTGATTACAATGGTTGTCGCTTTAAAACCTAGTTTAATTATTGCTGATGAACCAACAACTGCATTAGATCCAACTGTTCAAGCCTCTGTCTTAGCCTTATTTGATGAAATTAGAGAACAAATGAATATCTCAATCATTTTAATAAGCCATAATATTTCAGTTGTTGCTAAATTTTGCGATTATATTTATGTAATGTATGCAGGTAAAATAGTTGAAAAAGGTACAAAAAAAGATATTTTTACCGAACCAAAACATCCTTATACATGAGCATTAATATCTGCTATTCCTGAAAATAAAGAAGATAGGTTGTATTCTATTAAAGGGACACCTCCTGATATGAATAATCTTCCATTAGGTGATGCGTTTGCGCCAAGAAACGAATATGCCTTAGAAATCGATTTCATTAAAGAAGCTCCATTGTTTGAGGTTTCAGAAACTCACTCAGCAGCCACATGGTTATTGCACCCAGATGCCCCGAGTGTTAAACTTTCACCAGAGTTAGAAACAAGATTGCAAAATTTTAGAAAGGTATTTAAAGATCATGGACAATAAAAAAACAATCTTAGAAGTTATTAATTTAAAGAAGTTTTTCGTTAATAAAAATCATATTAATAAAGCTGTTGATGATGTGTCTTTTGATCTTAAAGAAGGAGAAATTGTCGGTTTAATTGGTGAGTCTGGTTCTGGAAAAACCACAATAGGTAGATCACTGTTGAGACTTTATGATGATTATAATGGATTTGTTCGTTTAGATGGAAAATTAATATCAGGAAAAAGAATTTCACGTAAAACTAGAAAATTCATGAGAAAAAATATCCAAATGATTTTTCAAGATCCAATGGCTGCATTAAATGGACAAAATACTATCTTTTCCATTTTGAATGAACCGCTTCAAGTTAATGGAATTATCAAAAGTAAAGTAAAAGAAATAAATAAAAATTGAAAAAGTGTTAAAGATCATTTCTATTACACATTTTTAGAAACAGCTCTTAAATTTAAATTGCAAAATTTAAAAATTTCTAATTCGTTAAATAGACCTTTTAATGATAAATGAAATAAAATTCTTTGCAATGTTAATTTTGACTTAGATGAACAAAGTTCTTATGATGATAAATTTAATTCATTTTTCTCTTACTTAGAAGAAAAAAATAAAAACAATTCCACAATTATTAATGATTTATATACTAATACTGATGATTTAATTAAGTTATATGAACAATATAAATTAAAGCTTGAAAAAGGTGAAATTGATTTTGATGAAATTGAATATGATAAAGCATTGGAAAAATATAATGAAATAAAGAAACTAACCAAAAGAACTGAGGAATATTATCAAGCTAAATCAAATCGTAAAAAATCTTTTAATAGCTTAATTTGTAATATTTCAAATTGGTTTGAAGTGTTTAAGTCATCAAAAAACTCGATTAAAAATGTAATTAGTGAATTAAAAAATGAAGCTAAGCTTAATAGAAATGAAGCTTATAGTTCACCTTATTTAGATATTTATTCATATAAGTTAAAGCTTTATTTATTAAATAAAAAAGTCAAAAATTTATTTAATGCACATAAAAGAAAACTTTATTATTTAAATTTTGATGAAATTCAAAGATTAATTAGAGAATTAGAGGTTTTATCAGTTAGTGTTTTTGAAAATGATTTAAATATTGAAATGAAATCTTTTAATTCAATTAAAGAGTATAAAGCGGAAATAATTAAAATCATTGACTTAAAATTTGATTTTGACTTTCGACCTTATATTAATGAATCATTATCAAGATCAAATGAATTCAAGAATTTATTTAAATTTGAATTCAAAAATTTTATTAAGAGTATTAAACTAGAATTTAGTCTTTTTAATAAAAAGCCAATTGATCATTCAAACGAACTTAAAAAAGCTGAAAATGAGTTAAATAAAGCAAGAGAGGTTCATAAAAGTGAGGTTAAAAAATATGTAAATGAACTTGAAGTTCGAATTCATAATTTAAATGACCAAATAAATTATGAACTTGCTATTAGTAGCGAATTAAATGATTTAGCAAAAATTAATAATGATTTATTTAATAAAATTACTAAAAAATTCATTAATCATTATCAAAGTACGAAAATTGATGTATTAAAAGCAAAAATTCAACAATTAAAACAACAAAAAGCAGAAAATTACAAAAAAATAAATAAATATGAGCAACAATTAAAGCAAGCCCAAGTAGATTTAAAAATTTATCAAACAAGCATTAAAGATAAATTAAATACTATTGCTTCATTTGATATTGAAACTAAATATCTAAATAAAGATCTTAATAATACATATATTTTATTAGGTAATTCAAAACTTGATAAATGACTAAGAAAAAAACCTTGATATTTTCAAATGCTTTTGGATTTTATTTTAAATCCATTTAAACTTTGGAGAATTAAAAAGCTTTTTGTAAAATCAACAATTTATAAGAGTCTTGAAGATGTTGGTTTATTAAAGCAATTTGCATATCGTTATCCGCACGAGTTTTCTGGTGGTCAACGACAAAGAATAGTCATTGCTAGAGCATTAATTACACAACCAAAAGTTATTGTTGCTGATGAACCGATCGCATCATTAGATATCTCAATTCAAGCTCAAGTTGTTAATTTATTGAAAGATTTGTGCGAACAAAAAAACATTGGAATGATTTTTATTGCACATGATTTATCAATGATAGAATATATCGCGGACAGAGTACAAATTATGCATTTAGGTAAAGTGGTTGAATCCGGCGATACAATCCAAATTTACAAAAATCCTTTGCATCCATATACAATTAATTTATTTAAAGCAATTCCGAAAATTTCTAATGCAAATGAAAAATTTAAGGATGTTAAGTTTGAACTTGAGTATATGAAAGATCAACAATATCCTAACATTCCAAATGTATATGCAGTTTCATCAGAAAAGAATCATTTTATTTATGCAACTGCAAAACAATTTAACAAGTGAGTTAATAAAGAAGATGATAAATAATTTTTTAAAGAACATTATTATTGAACTTAGAAAAAAACATTTTTATTTAATGTTTTTGCTTGGAATAATTATTTTTATCGTGATTATTGTAACTTATTTTATTACTAGAAATAAAATACTTACAAAAGATGTTTTTAGTTTATTAACTGTTTCTTCAATGGTTTGTTCTTTAATGTTTGTTATAATTTTTTTAATTAAAAAAGGATTTTGAAATTCAATTTCAAAATCATATCGTGAATCAAAAATTAGTGTTGGTTCATTTAAAGATGAAAGAAAAATGTTAAAAATGTCCCAAATTGAAAAGCAAGCATTTCGAGAAGAGATAAAAAAGAAGAACCAGGAAAAAATTAACAAACCTAAAATGAATAATCTAGTCCTTTTTTTAAATTCTATAATTTTTGGAATATTATTTATAACATTTCTTTTAATTTATTTAAGCATATAACTTTAATTTAAAATATAAAAATATACCTATTTTTTACTTCATAATAGGTATATTTTTTATCAACCTTGGATGTTATATAACACCAAAAATCAAATTTAGTTTTGTTCTAATGTTGTTTCAATTAATGAAATCATATTAATTATGTTTGTTTTAATTTTTGAAAGTGATTCTAAGGCATTGCTATATGAACTACTAGTATTTAAAATTGGCGCACTATTACCATAATGATGGTAAGGACTTGATGATACTTCATATGTATAAACTTTACTATTAATTCCTTTTTCAACTTCATTTTGAGTTTTAATTAATTTATCTTTTAATTCTCTCAAGGCATTTTTGAGATTATATCTATTATTATTGATACTTGAGATATTATTTTTATAATTTTCAATTTCATTTTCTAATATTTCATTTGCTCTATTTATGGAATTAATTTTTTCATCATTTGATAGTTCTTTAGCATAAATTTCATTATAATCATTTATCTTTTTTCTTAAGTCATCTTGTAATTTTGCGATTTGGTTATTATTATTTTGGTTTTGATTTTTTAATGAATTTATTTGGTTGTTTTGATTGTTAAGTTGATTATTAAGGTTATTAATTGTACTATTTAATTTATTAATTTCTTGATCTTTTTCATTAATGATAACATTTAGATTTGCGACATTTGTATTTAGTTCTAGGATCTCTTCTTCTAATTTTCTTATTTTTTGTTGTTTTTCATTTATTATGTTTTTTTGTTCATTTATCTTATTATCTTTTTCTTTTAAATTATGTTGTAAGCTTTCAACTTCTTTATTTAGATTTTGAATTTGAATTTCTTTTTCTGAAGAAACTTTTTGTAGTTCTTCATTTAGATTTTGAATTTGAATTTCTTTTTCTGATGCAACACTTTCTAACTCTTGGTTTAATCTCTTAATTTCATTATCTTTTTCTAATGTGACTTTTTGCAATTCTTGATTTAATTCTTGAATCTTATTTTTATTGTCTAGTACATTCTTGCGTAATTTTTCATTTAACTTTTGAATTTGTTGATTTAGCTCTTGGATTTGAACGTTCTTTTCTAATGTGACTTTTTGCAATTCTTGATTGATGCTTTGAATTAAATTATCCTTATCTATTTTTAATTTTTCTATCCCATAATTTAATTCTTTAATTTGAGCATCTTTTTCAGTGGTGATTTTTTCTAGTTGATTATTTAAATTTTGAATTCGAATATCCTTTAAAGAAAGGATTTTTTGCAATTCTTGGTTTAAATTCTTAATTTCATTTTCTTTACTTGTAATAACTTTTTTTAATTCTTGGCTTTTAGCCTTAAGCGCGTTGTTATCATTTTGAGAATTTTTAATTATACTTTTTAAATCTTTAATTTGTCCCTGATTTAATTGATCTCTAAGCGAAAGAAGCTTAAAATCATTTTCCAATAAATCTATTTTGATGTTTTTAAAATCAATCAAGGATTTTAAGAATGAAGATAAAGCGAAATTTTTGTTTTGTTCATTTATTATTTCATTATTTTTAGTATTTGATTTTTTTAATGTGGATTCATATTCTCTCACTTTATTAATAATTTTTTGAATTTCATTTGTTTTTTTAGTTATGACAAAATTATTAGTATTAATAAGTTCATTATTAGAAGCGATTTTTTTATCGAGTCCTTTTAGCTTTGATTCATCTGTATCTAAAAGGGCTATTTTTTGTTCTTGAATTATTTCGTTTTCTGATAATAATGATTTATTTTTTTGTTTTATATTTTCTATTTCTTGTTCATTTTGATAAACGCTATGATTTAACTTACTTATTTGATTTAGTATTTCAAGATCTTTATTTAGTTTAGTTATTTTTTGATTATAAAAACTTTGATAATTATTTACAATCAATTGATAAATATCTAAAATATCTAATGTAGTTTGATTATTAAAAATTAATATTTTTTCAAAAATATAAGTAACTTTATTTTCGCTTGTTTCTAAAATTAATTTTTTCATTACATTTTGTTGCTCTTTTTTGTGCTTTTCTTTTATATCATTAATTTTTTGTAAACTTTGAGTCCCGAGATTTTTATTGTTTGCTAGTGTTGTAAGAGTTTGTTCAAATGACTTATATTGTTCAAGATAGAAATTAATGAATTGATTGTTTAAATCATAATATTTCTTTGATATCGCTTTATTTTCTCTTGTTTGATCTTTGTATTTTCTAAAATTATCGATATGACTTTTTAGAAATTCATTATTTTTTATTATGTTAGTAACTAAGTTATTTGCAGATGATTCTTGATCCTTTAATAATTGATTTAATTTACTTAGATTGTTGATATTTATATCATTAAGATTTATATTCTGAAGAATTAATTCAAAATTGTATTCATTTAATAGTGTTATTTGATTGTATTCGCTTATTATTTTTGCAAATTGATTAAAAATATTTATAAATGATTGTTTAACATTAATATCAGAAATATTTAAAAAGTTGTTATTTTTATTTCAATCTTTTGAAATATTATTAAGTTTTTCTACTGCAATTAAGTTTGCTTCATTGTTTTGAAGTTTATTTTGTTCTAAAAAAGCTTTGTACTTTACAATTTCGTCATGAATTGTTTGAATTGAGGGATTAATTTGTTCAATTCATAAATTAGTTTTAATTTTCAGGGTTTTATATTCATCTTTTAAAAGAAGATCAGAATTTTTAAACTTTACAAATAGTTCATCATTATATATTTTTTTATAGATTATATCTTTTAGAACAAAAATACTTGATTTAATATTGGTGATAAAATTGTCATTTTTAACATTAAGTTCTCTTTCGACTTCTAGTTCCTTTGCTCTTTTTTTAGCAGATGAAATTTTTAAATTATTATTACTAATTTTTTTAGAATTGTCTATTAAAAAACCTGTCAATTCTTGTTTCTTTTTTGAATAGAAATTGTCTATTTTTGCCAAACTGCTTTGAAGTAGTTTGAGATCAAGATTACGTCTAGCCGTTTCTTTTATTCCGCTTTTTGATTTTGAAATTAAAATTGATAATAAAGGTATTGAAGTAGCAGCGCTTAATGCACATAAAATACCCCCAAACTTAATGAAATTTTTTAGCTTTTTTGTCATTTTTGTCTCCTTTCATTTACATTGATAAAAAAAGTGAAAAAAAGTAAAAAAACGGTACTTTTTTGCTCTATTTTTAGGGATAATATGGTAAAATTAATAAATGTTTATAGGGTAAAAAGAAGGATAGACAATTCTATAAGCAAAAAATAAAATTATGAGGTAAATTATGAAAACAAAAAAGTTAACTCTTAAGACTAAAACTTTATTGTCATTAGGTATTATTTCAGCTTTATCAATTTCTGCAATTGGCGGAATGTTTGCATATGCAAAAAACTCTGATGAAGTTAATGGTTCTTATTCACATTTGAGCCCACTTGATTTAAAAAATGATTTTTCATCTATACGTGATACAAATGGTAATCTTAAACCCCAAATTTCCATTTTAGACCCATCTAAAAAAAATATTATTGGTAAGATTGATTCTTCATATACGATGTTTTCGTTTGCTAATGACCCATCTAGTAAGTTTTATGATTTTAATGAATTTTTTAAAAAGTATTTTGAAATTTATAACGAAAGTTTTGTTTTAGAGGTTAAGTATGGCTCATTCAGTTTCTTTGATGAGTATGTTTTAGCTGTACATCCTAAGCAATTTATTGAATTTACCAAGTGGTTTATTGATAATGTAGCATGAGGACCTGATCTTGTTACACTAGAAAGCTTTAGAATTGTTCCTGGAGTTGAGCAAAATGGTAACGCAATTACCTTAGGTTCACACTCAACCGTTCATAAAGAAAGTAGTGAAATCAAATTTTTCCCAGATGCATTTTTTGGCTCATTACCAATTTATTCAAGCCAAGCTGGAGCTGGAAATGCAACAGATTCATTAACATATTCATTATTTGAAAAACAAATTTCAAAAGCAAGTGTTGATGATTTTCTTGCTAGCATACCAACTGCAACTGCAGTTAAAAATGCTAAAAGTAGAGGTGGCGGATCAGTGTTTTTATCATTAATCTTACCAAAAAGACTTATTGGAACCGAGTTTCTTGTGCTTAAAAATAAACCTTTTGATGCAAATACGGATTATGAGCAGCTTAAAAAAGAAAAAGATAGAGGTAAAGGTACCTTTGTACTTCCTAAAGGAACTACAAAGGCTCAATTTGAAAAATATTTAGATGAAAATAAATTAGACAAAAAATTATATAAATTTAATGATTTTAAATTAGCGACCGTTTCTAATGTGATTGTGAACGAAGAAAAGAATTCAATTAATGTTGAATTTAAATTTAAAGACAACTCAATTCATTCATATGAAATGCTTCAAGGTGAAGTGGACCCATTATGATATTCTGCATATAATGCATATAAATCAATTTTAGATCAGAAAATTATTAACTTTCTTGATTTCTATGATGTTGAAGCATATAAAACTATTGCTGATGGAAAAGAAAATAAAATATGAGTTTATAGTTCAAATGGTCAAAATAGATTTTTTAGAAGCAAGATAGAAGCTTTAAATTCAATCCCAGAATTTAAAAATTATGAAAAAGCTTCATTAACTGAGAAAAATAAACTTTGTGAATACCAAATAGAAGAATTAAAAGTTAAAAATAATTTTCTTTTAGCAAAATTAAAATCAGTTTCATCTACTAATAAAAAATCAAAGACTTTAAGTTTTTCATTTGATGCTAATAATATGACTCAAAAAAATTTAGATTTATTTAATGAATTTAAATTTGCATTAGGTTATCAAGGAGCAATTAATCCTATTACAATCCAAGCATCACCAGAAGATATTACATTAAAAGATGAAAATGGCAAACAAATAAAAGGATTAGCAAGTAGAAAATATCAAGTATTCGTTGAAACATACGATGGCTTAGTTGAAAAGGTCTTAGCTAAATATCCATATTTAGCAGTTAAAAGAAATGGACCTCATATCGTTAAAAAGTTAAATAGTAAATTTGTTTATGAGTATTCAATTGAAGATGGTGAATACTATGGTTTAAATGACACTGATAGAATTGGGTTGCCGTTAATAATTGGCGCTTCAATACCTAATTTTGATGGAATTACCACCGATTTCCTAAAATATGTTGGAGCTCATGAATATGGACATCACTACACATTAGATCAAAACCAAGCCTTAAATGAAAATGCAAATGCAGTTATAGTCGGCGGTCTATCAACAAGAGGTGGATTAAATGAGTCATCTTATTATTCTGTTGAGGGACTTAGAAATTATTTATATGCTAGAACAAACTTAGATTTTGTCAGAGTAAATGCATTAGGAAGAGAAACAATTAATGGTAGTTTTGCCAAATTTATCTTTAGAAAAAAAGATGGAAAATTAGAAAGGGAAACTGCAACAGATATCTGAGGTACAAATTCAAATAATAGAAACAACATTTATGAAGTGCTTGATAATCCAAGAAGAAGATTTTTACAAGATTTTAAAGGTTTAGAAAATGCTGCTAAATTAAGAAATGTTAATTTAGGTGATTTATTTATTGCAAACTCATTTGATGAAGAATCAGGAACTTTAAACCCATTTATTTCAGGTATTTCAAAAGTTTTTACCAAAAAGCAAGAAAATGGAAAAGAAACTTATGGATTTACAGAAGTTCAAGCAAAGAAGATTCTTGATTTTGTTCGTGATGGTAAAAAACAAGTTTGAAACGATAAGGCATTAGCAATTGACCCTGAAAATCCTAACTTATTCTTGTTATCGCCAGTAACATTCAAAGGATCAGGAGATAAAAGAATAGTAGAATCAATAAATATGCTTAATAATGATGGTTCACCGATAATTTCTGTACCCTTAAATACACCTTTATCACATAGTGATCTAGCTTATGTTGACAAGCAAGTGAAAATTATAAGAGATGCATTTAATAGTGTTATTTCACGTTCAGTAGCTGAATCTGGTTGAAATGGTCCATCAACAACATTGGGAGGGCGCCCAAAACTTGGAATTTCAGCGGCATTTAATACAAGAAATGGTGAAATAGTTCACAATAATCTTTTGTATAGATCAGATCAAGTAGAAATTGATCCAAGCGAGAATAATATTATACAAAGTAAAAGAAAAGCTTTTGAATATACTGCAATTCAATCAAATGTTTCATTGTTTTACCAAGTTTACAACATTTATTTAGCGAGTTTACCAACATTAACTGGTAACCGACAATATTCAAATTATAGTATTTCACAAACAAATAATACAATTGCATTTGTTTCAGGTGGCCAAACTAATGGTAAAAAAACACCATTTAAAATAGAAAGCACTTATACAATTCCGTGAGTAAAAGATGCAATTATTCCAAACTCTTCATATTCGGTAAATCAAAGATATTTAAATTCTTTAAGAGGTGCAGGATTAAATATTGACGCTGCATTTCAAACAACATTTAGTGATAATTTTGTTTTAGGATTCACAAAAATCGCATCGAATTCAAATTCACTAACTTCATTTATTTTCTTAGATGAAAATAATGAAAGGATTAATCCTCGTTTATTTACAAATATCACTCAAAATTTAGATATGTTACGTGATCACTTTAAGAAAATAGCCTTAAATCCTGGGAGACTTTCGGTAAATCAAAAATCACTTTATTCGTCATATGCTAATGGTATAGGTCAAGAAGTTTCGTTAAATGGTACAAGTAAAACAATTATGCCAACATTTACTACCTTAGATAAATTATTTGAATTTACTTCAATTGATTATTCAAAAGCCGAATTAGTTTCTGTATCAACAGATGAAAAAGGTGTTCAACATCCAAAATTCAATTGAGATATTAATTATGTAAAGACAAAATTTGATTTTCCTAAGTTTAGAAATGAAGTTGCAAAAGAGGCTGGTGTTGATCAAAAGACGAAAGATTTATGAAACACTAGTGATCAAGAATTAGCTAATGAATTGATGTATCGTTTTAGACACTCAAACCATTTTGCATTTGCAAAGGATTTTAACCCCGCTAATAGTTTAGTACAAAATCAAGCAATTTTATCAGAAGATTTTGGAATGAATTTATATAGTAAATCATTTAAAAATGGTTTTGTATTTGATTTAAGCAAAGTTAAAGATCCGACTGAAAAGAGATTAAAATTTGATGCTGAGAAGTTACAAGAAATTTTTACTGATTATGTAAAAGAAGAATTTGATGGTGAACCTCAAACTGTGATTAATAAAGTTATAAATACACTAAATACACAAGATTTATATAGATTAACAGGCGGTTTATTATGATTTGATAGCCACGGACAAACTGACAACGGTAACCTTGATATTTTATTTCCTGGATTTAGTGCAGGTGAACCTTCTGATGATGTTTTAAACTATAACTTAACAAGAGTCGAACCATTAATAAGTGATAAATTTACAGACTATATTTATAATATTGCTGAAACATTAACTAGAGATTATGTGCAAACTACATATGTACCTAATTGAAATGATTTTAAAGGATTACCAAGTTTTATTTCTGGTGTCAGTGAATCAAGAACTGGCTTAGACTATATTGTTGATGCAACTAGTTTAGATTTATGAAATGATAGAGTGAATAAACAAGCAGATATTAATTCATCTGTTTATAGTGTAGTTAGAGCTAGAAAATATGATAAATATTTAAGCGAATCAAAAGAAACATTTTTTGAATTTGCTAATAAAAAACATACTTATACAGATAAAATTTATGAATACAGTGACATTGTAAAAAATGGTGAAAAAGTAGAAACTAGTGATGGTAAGTTTATAAGAAAAAAAGTTACAGATAAAACTAAAATTGAAAGATACGAAAATTTAATTAAACGTTTTGAAAAAATCCAAGAAGATGAATTAAATAAAAGAAATGATAAAACCGGAAAAATAAGAGAAAAGGTTTATGGTGAATATAATACTGAAAGCCGAAGAATAATGTCATCTACTGAAACAAGAATATCATCATACTTTGGAAAATTATTGAGCAAAAACAACGGATATTTTAAAGATAGATTCCAAAAAGAAAAGATCGGAATGCAATTATATGATGATAATGCTAACCAAATTATTGATGATTCAATAAGATTAAAAGATTTTAAAGGAAATAAAATAAATTCAAGACCAAAAGCATTCTTTGTTTCGCAATTATTAAACTATGGTGTTGGAACAAGAACTGTTTCAGGAATTTTTAGAAATAAAAACAAAGATGCAGTAGCTTTATATGGTTATATTCCTTTAGAACTTTCTAAGAAAGTTAAGGCAATTAAATTTACTGATTTAGAAACTGGTGAGGCTAAATATTTAGATGTTAATATCGCAAAAACAAATAATGTATTTTATCTAGAAAGACAAGGTGATATTAATACAAAGAAAACTGTGGAAGATTTTGGATTTACTTCGTGAGTTTCTGATTTTGGGATAATGGGTAAATATCGTGATACTTTATTAAAACCAAGACATTCATATACTGTTGAATTTGTCGATGAGAAAAAAATGTATATAGCCGATATAACCTTAGGTAAATTAGAATATCTAACAGAAAATGGTAAAACAAGTTCGCAAGCATCAATCAAATTAACCAAGGGTTTAAAATCAAATGACACTAAAAAAGAGAAAACAATTATATCAGTTGATTATCAATTTAATATATCAGGATAGGAGAAGATAGTGACTAAAAAAAGAATTAAAAAATTATTATTTCCTTTGTTTGCCAGTTCACTTTCTATATTTTGTGTTGCAGGATTAATTTCATGTAAGCCAAAAGAAAGAGATCCAGAGGAAATTAGAAAAGAATTATTTGTTAAACGCGTTCATAATTCAGCCATCGATTATGATTTTGGGTTAGCTACCGATCCTATTAATAACCTTAACTATGTTAGATATAAATCAGTTGATAAGGTTTTGCCATCATTAGTTGATAGTTTTATTAAAAATGGACCAAATAATGCATTAAAAAGATTAATTAGTACAAATCAATTTGCAATGACTGTTGTAGATACATCAAAGTCGTTGGACGAAAAAAAAGAACCTTCTCCACTATTTGATGATTTTTGAAAGAACAAAAATGACCTTGCTGCAAATGATGGATATGGTCTTGTTACTGGTCAATATTATGAATTAACAAATTTTAATTTAGTTGGGGGATTAGGAAAACCTAGTTCTTTGTCTGATGTTACTAAAACATCTACTATATATACATTTAGAAATCCAAAGAATTCAGGCAATTATATGGCTATTACTGGATTTATAAATAATAAATTAAATCGTTGAAG
This DNA window, taken from Mycoplasmopsis cynos, encodes the following:
- a CDS encoding PDxFFG protein, translating into MKTKKLTLKTKTLLSLGIISALSISAIGGMFAYAKNSDEVNGSYSHLSPLDLKNDFSSIRDTNGNLKPQISILDPSKKNIIGKIDSSYTMFSFANDPSSKFYDFNEFFKKYFEIYNESFVLEVKYGSFSFFDEYVLAVHPKQFIEFTKWFIDNVAWGPDLVTLESFRIVPGVEQNGNAITLGSHSTVHKESSEIKFFPDAFFGSLPIYSSQAGAGNATDSLTYSLFEKQISKASVDDFLASIPTATAVKNAKSRGGGSVFLSLILPKRLIGTEFLVLKNKPFDANTDYEQLKKEKDRGKGTFVLPKGTTKAQFEKYLDENKLDKKLYKFNDFKLATVSNVIVNEEKNSINVEFKFKDNSIHSYEMLQGEVDPLWYSAYNAYKSILDQKIINFLDFYDVEAYKTIADGKENKIWVYSSNGQNRFFRSKIEALNSIPEFKNYEKASLTEKNKLCEYQIEELKVKNNFLLAKLKSVSSTNKKSKTLSFSFDANNMTQKNLDLFNEFKFALGYQGAINPITIQASPEDITLKDENGKQIKGLASRKYQVFVETYDGLVEKVLAKYPYLAVKRNGPHIVKKLNSKFVYEYSIEDGEYYGLNDTDRIGLPLIIGASIPNFDGITTDFLKYVGAHEYGHHYTLDQNQALNENANAVIVGGLSTRGGLNESSYYSVEGLRNYLYARTNLDFVRVNALGRETINGSFAKFIFRKKDGKLERETATDIWGTNSNNRNNIYEVLDNPRRRFLQDFKGLENAAKLRNVNLGDLFIANSFDEESGTLNPFISGISKVFTKKQENGKETYGFTEVQAKKILDFVRDGKKQVWNDKALAIDPENPNLFLLSPVTFKGSGDKRIVESINMLNNDGSPIISVPLNTPLSHSDLAYVDKQVKIIRDAFNSVISRSVAESGWNGPSTTLGGRPKLGISAAFNTRNGEIVHNNLLYRSDQVEIDPSENNIIQSKRKAFEYTAIQSNVSLFYQVYNIYLASLPTLTGNRQYSNYSISQTNNTIAFVSGGQTNGKKTPFKIESTYTIPWVKDAIIPNSSYSVNQRYLNSLRGAGLNIDAAFQTTFSDNFVLGFTKIASNSNSLTSFIFLDENNERINPRLFTNITQNLDMLRDHFKKIALNPGRLSVNQKSLYSSYANGIGQEVSLNGTSKTIMPTFTTLDKLFEFTSIDYSKAELVSVSTDEKGVQHPKFNWDINYVKTKFDFPKFRNEVAKEAGVDQKTKDLWNTSDQELANELMYRFRHSNHFAFAKDFNPANSLVQNQAILSEDFGMNLYSKSFKNGFVFDLSKVKDPTEKRLKFDAEKLQEIFTDYVKEEFDGEPQTVINKVINTLNTQDLYRLTGGLLWFDSHGQTDNGNLDILFPGFSAGEPSDDVLNYNLTRVEPLISDKFTDYIYNIAETLTRDYVQTTYVPNWNDFKGLPSFISGVSESRTGLDYIVDATSLDLWNDRVNKQADINSSVYSVVRARKYDKYLSESKETFFEFANKKHTYTDKIYEYSDIVKNGEKVETSDGKFIRKKVTDKTKIERYENLIKRFEKIQEDELNKRNDKTGKIREKVYGEYNTESRRIMSSTETRISSYFGKLLSKNNGYFKDRFQKEKIGMQLYDDNANQIIDDSIRLKDFKGNKINSRPKAFFVSQLLNYGVGTRTVSGIFRNKNKDAVALYGYIPLELSKKVKAIKFTDLETGEAKYLDVNIAKTNNVFYLERQGDINTKKTVEDFGFTSWVSDFGIMGKYRDTLLKPRHSYTVEFVDEKKMYIADITLGKLEYLTENGKTSSQASIKLTKGLKSNDTKKEKTIISVDYQFNISG